In the genome of Blastocatellia bacterium, the window GAGGCATTGGATGTCGAGGAAGCTGCTCGAATCGCCGCTGAGAAAGCGCTCCGTTCAGTGAATCCGCGCGAGCTGCCCCCGGGGGATTACACGGTCATCCTGGAGCCAGATGCCTTCGCCGATATGGGGCCGAACGTGACCGCCCTCCTGACCGGGCGAATGGGAGGCGGTGGAGGGATCTTCGGGCCGGATGTCTCCTTGCTTCCGGCCGAGCGCGTCGAAGTGGGGAAGCCCATCACGAATCCGCTCTATACGCTGCGGAGCGATCCTACGCATCCGAAGCTGCTTGGCATGCCCTTCACCCTCGCGGGAGGAGGATTCGGTGGTGGTTTCGGTGGAGGGGGGGTCGGCGGCGGAGCCGCACTGCTTCAGGCCGGACGCCCTACGCGAAAGATCACCTGGATTGAGAAGGGCATCGTCCGGAACGTCATCCTCTCTCCAGCGCAAGCACGGCGCGAGAATCGGGAGCCGACGCCTGCTCCGACGAGCCTCATCATCGAGGGTGGGGAGGGGACTTTGGAGGACCTCATCCGCAAGACTGATCGCGCGCTCTTGGTCACGCGCTTCTGGTATATCCGCGCACTCAATCCCCTGTTGGGAACGAGCACGGGGCTGACGCGCGATGGTCTGTTTCTGGTCGAGAACGGCGAGATCAAATATCCGATCAAGAACTTCCGCTTCAACGAGAGCTGGCGCACGGTCGTCGAGAATACGGAGGCGATGACGGCCCCCTATAAGCGCGTTCGCGATGCGCTCTATCCGGCCGTGCGCACGCGCGCCTTCACCTTCAGCAGTGGCTCCGACGCCATCGAATGACGTTTGCGCGAAACCAAAACGGAGGTGAGGCGTAAATCAATACCGGAAATTGAGGGTGGAGAAGGAGGGACCATGCGAGGAGTACGAAATGGGCCGAATCTGGAGCGACGGGGCCGTCGCTCCGCTCATAGGTGGGGACAAGGAATAGGGGCGCTCCTTTTGATCGGAGCCTTGAGCCTTCAGGGATTGGCTCAGGGCGTGCGCTCCAATCCCTTGGAGTTACGTGGCATCGTCGTGGATCCAAGTGGAGCGATCATCCTCGGCGCCGAGGTCGTGCTCCGAGATGCGCAAGGGCAGGAGCAGCGGCATGTCACCGATGCCAGTGGGGAATTCCGCTTCGGTCCCTTGACGCCAGGGACCTATAGTCTGCGCGTCACTGCCGAAGGGTTCGCCTCGTACGAGGAGCCGGCTTTGATTGTGGAACCTGGTCCTGGGGGGACGACGCGCGTCAAGAGCGGAGAAACGGTTCTGCCGCATCCGCTCACGATCATGCTGGAGATTTTGATCACCGAACGCCTGGAGGTGACCGATGAGACGCGCGTCTCGGTCGAGCCGGATGCGAACCTCTCGGCGGTCGTGATTCGCGGAGCGGACTTGGAGGCTCTACCCGATGATCCAGAGGAGTTGCTGAATGTGCTGCGCCAGATGGCCGGGCCTTCGGTCGGCGCGGGAGACGTGCAGGTCTTCGTGGATGGGTTCCGCGAGACCGGGCGCATCCCGCCGCGTAGCGCGATCCGCGAGATTCGCATCAACGCCAATCCCTTCTCCGCCGAGTTCCGCGAGCCCGGGCGTGGGCGTATCGAGATCCTCACGCGGCCGGGCACGGAGTTGTTCCGCGTCAACGGCTTCTTCGATTTCAACGACGAGGCTTTGAATGCGCGCAATGCCTTCGCGCCCGTGCGCGCTCCCTTGCAGGTCCGACGCTACGGTGGCTTCCTGAGCGGCCCCATTCTCCGCAATCGCTCCTCATTCTTCGCCGAGCTGCAGCGGCGCGAGATGGACGAGAACGAGACCGTGCGCGCGACCATTTTGGATCCTGTGACGCTTCAGCCCACGCCGTTTGCCGCAGTCGTGGAGACTCCGCAGCGGGGTACGGAATTCTCGCTCCGCAGCGAGTGGCAGCTTTGGAAAGATCACACGCTCAGCGCCGGGTATCGGTTCTTCGATAGCACGAGCCAAAATCAGGGAGTCGGAGGCTTCAACCTCCCGGAACGCGCTTCGACCAGTGAGAGCCAACAGCAAACGCTGCGCTTCTCGCTCACCTCGCTCATTCAGCGGCGCATGACGAACGAGCTGCGATTGCAGTTGAACCGCCGCGAGTCCGGGAGTCAAGCGCTCTCAGAGAAACCAGCTATCGTCGTCCTCGATGCTTTCAGTGGTGGAGGGAATCAAGGTTCCCTCTTCAATTATCGGATCAACGATGAGCTGGAGTTCTCGAACACCTTCTCTCTCCCCTGGCGGCGCCATTTTGTGAGAATGGGTGTGCGGGCGGAGGCCGATCGCCTGGAGGATGTGAATCGCTCGAATTTCGGCGGCACGTTCACCTTCTCCAGTCTCGAACAATATCGCAGCGTATTGTTGGGCGTTCCGGGCGCGCGGCCGACCCAATTCACCATCAATCGAGGCGATCCGTTGGCCGCGCTTACACTTTGGGAGTTCGCGTGGTTCATTCAAGACGACTGGCGCGTGCGTCCGAATCTGACGCTCTCCTTCGGGCTCCGGCATGAGTTCCAGACGCACCTTCGCGATCGGCTCAACTTCGCGCCGCGATTCGGATTCGCATGGTCGCCGCGCAACAATCAACGGACGGTCGTTCGCGGAGGTGCGGGGATCTTCTACGACGCGCTCGAAGCGAATCTCGTGCTCAACACGATTCGATTCGATGGGCGGCGTCAGCAACAGATCATCATTCGCTTCCCCGGCTTTCCCGATCCGTTCTCCGATGGAGAGGTGACCATCCGCCCGACCAGCTTGCGCGTGCTGGCGCCGGATTTGGTCGCTCCGTACACGTTCCAGAGCACGATCGAGGTGGAGCGGCAGCTTCCGCGCGGCATCTTCGTGAATGTGGGGTATTCGCGCATTCGCGGAGTGCATCTGTTCCGCTCGCGAAACATCAATGCGCCGCTGCCGGGCACGATAACGCCGCCGGATCCAACGCGTGGTCCCATCTTTCAGATCGAGTCCACGGCCTATTCGCTGCGCCATGAATTCCGGCTGGGCTTCCGCCGGCAGTTCACTCGAACGTTCACGCTTTTCGGCAGCTACGTACTCTCCTCGACGAAGAACGATAGCGATGGGGCGTTCTCCACGCCGGTCAACCAGTACGATGCGCGGACTGAGTGGGGACGCGCCAGCTTCGACTCCCGACATTGGTTCTTCGCCGGTGGGATGATCACATTGCCTTGGGGCATCCGCGTAGCGCCGCTGGTGAACATTCGTTCGAGCCGGCCGTTCAACATCACGACCGGGCAGGACAACAATCTCGATACGATCATCAACGATCGTCCTTCCTTTGCTGATCCCACGATGCCGGGCGCGATCCGAACGCCGTTTGGGACGTTCAACCCGAATCCGCGTCCTGGAGAGCCGATCATCCCGCGCAACTTTGGTACGGGCCCAGCCTATCGGAATGTGGACGTAGTCGTCAGCCGCACGTTCGGATTCGGCCAACCGCGCACGCGCGGTGGATGGCCACAACTCGGTCGGCAGGAGGGGGACGCCCAGCAAGGTCCACGTGGAGCTGGCGGTGGAATGGGACGTCCCGGTGGTGGGATGGGGGGACCTAGAGGAGGAATGGGCGGACCCGGAGGCGGACCTGGGGGAGGATTCGGCGGTCCCGGAGGAGGGTTCGGCGGTCCCGGGGGAGGATTTGGTGGCGCTGGTGGAGGGTTCGGCGGAGGATTCCCGGGATTTGGCGGGGGCGAGTATCGGTACAGCTTTACGCTCACTGTCCGCGCGGCGAACCTGTTCAACAATGTCAACTTCACGAACTACAGCGGCGTGCTTACCTCTCCGTTCTTCGGACGGGCGAATTCGTCTATGCCGGCGCGCCGTATCGAGCTCCAATTGCGGTTCAATTTCTGAGCTGCAACGCGTGAGGTTGACATTTGCTGTGCGGGACGATCGGCCGCATAGAGATCATCGGCTCGGATGATGGGGGATTCGTCTCCGAGAGGATCCAGCCCCTGAAGTGCGGACCCGATCGAAGCGCTGATCGCGCCTCCTCAAAGAGGCGTCAAACTGTCTGTGTTGCCTGACTGCCCGAAGCTCTTCCTCAACTCCGCTCCGGCTAGGCTCCGGTCGCTCGCTTGGCCACATGGCGCGTTCTTTTCGCTTGGCAGAGCCGATTTGCAGATCGTCCTCGATGCCGTTCCTTGAGCCTCGTGAGAGGAGAAGGGGCCGTGACTAGAGACCTGCCGTCAGGCGACGGTTATAATGGGGTGAGCTTGGGGACTTTCGCCTTTTGTGCCACAAGTGGTATATCTTCTCGCACGAAGACATATGGAGGGACGGTCTCGTTAGCCGCGCGCGGAGGTTGACGGGAGCGATCGTTTCGATTAAGCTAATCGCCGCGCGGGCGAGGGAACGTATACCCAACGCGCATGCTGTCTCGGACGGCATAGAGATTGATTCCCGGGAGGGAGTTATGCGAAGGATCGCTTATCTCCTCATTGTCGTCGCCTGGTCCTTCCCGAGTCCTCGCGCGCGAGTTCCCGAATCGCATCACGGCGAACCGCAGGCGAACGTGTTCACGGCCATTGAGGTCTATACGGTGTTGGACGCAGGCAACGATTCCACAGGGAGCATCACGCGCAATAACGCGACGACGGGGAATCTGGGGGGGACGACCGGTTTGGAACGTGGCATCGCCGTGCGGCCCGGTGATCCGACCATCGTCTATATCGCGCGCGGAGCAACGACGACTGGAGATGGACGTGCGGGAGGAGTCGTGGGTCTAGCGGCGATCAAGCTTCAGGAAAAGACCGATGGCGATTTCAATCCGAACACCGATCCCGATCTTCCGCTCGCTTACGTGGATACGGGGTTGATCGTCTCTGGCGGACAACCAGCGAATTTCTCTTTCATCCAGGGAATCGCCTACGATCCCGTGCTCGATAAGGTGTGGGCTCTTGATGGAACGGGAGCGACTCCCCGCGTGTGGGTTTTCGATGGCGGATCCGTGGGGGGAGCGGAGCATGGGGGCGGCGTGGCTCGAACGGCCGTCGCGCGGGGAATCCAACTGGCATTCCAGGCCGACAATACCTCGGGGCTTAGCGGTCGAGGTCAAGCGCTCGCCGTGCGCGTGGACCCGCGAGATCGAAGCCATATTGTGGTGGCCTTGGCCATGGGAAACCACGTCGAAGTGTGGGAGAGCCGAACCGGTCTCTCTGGTCCGTGGACGCTGCGGTGGGAGAGTGGATCGGATCCGGATGGCGCAGGGCCAATCCCGGCATTCAGCACTGAGTCAGTGCGCGATGTTGCCTTCGATGAGAAGGGCGATGTGTGGGTGACGCACGTGCACGAGGGGGCTGACAATTATCTCCATCGCTACAGCGGTGAGGGCGTAGGGCGTGGACGCTTCGCCGATGAGACCGTCATGCTCCCCTTTCCTCCCTTCGTGCTGCATCTTGAAGCGTTCGCGCGTGGGTTCAATAGCGTGAAATTCTATCGTCAGGGCGAGGCGATCATGCTCATCGCCGTGAATCGCAGTCGCGATGATGCCCGCATCGCCGTGGTTCGATACCTTCGAGGGGGAAGGCCAGGACAGTACGACTTCACCGCTCTGGATGGATTTGGCAGCAACGTGAGCGAGGCCCTTCAGGACGAGACGCTGCGCACGCTGCGCTTGAAGGGATCGGCGCGGGAGACGCAGCCTGGAGGAGGAACGCTCAACGGGTTGATGTATCTCTCGCTTCCGTACTCTTCGGCGGGCGATCTCACGCTTCAGGAGGAAGCGCTGTATCTGAACGGATTCGTGGTGGATCGGCGAAAAGGACAGACGCTCCCGACTTCGGGCGTTCTTCGCGTGAAGATCCCTCCCAAGCGGTGATCTCCAAAGGGCTTCGCGACGGACGAGGAAGGACTCGTCCTCACGGCTTCTTCGCAAATGGCCGGTAACTTCGCGTCGCGCGAACGGTGACCTCGGCCCGCGCAAGATGCACTTCGATCGTGTGCGCGCGCTTAGGATCTGGAGGGTTGGAGGAGATGTAACCCAGGACGTAGTGGAAGCGAAGATGCTTGGCCAGCTCGACCAAGTTGCGTTCGAGGTTCGCATCGGTGCGGTAGAGCTCGCCTCCGGTCGTCGCCGCCAATTGTTCGAGATACTCATTTCGGGAGGACGCGCGTTCGGTCACGTAAATGGGATAGATGGTGACGAAGCTACGTCGAGCGAGCCAGAGCGTCTCATCACGCCGCGCTTCTGTGCTGCCGCGATCCTGGCCGTCGGTCACCAACAGGAGCGCCGTGCGCGCGTTCGCTTGTTCCTCAAGGCGCTCAAGGGCGATAGCGACGGCATCGTAGAGTTTCGTCCGATCCGTGGGATCGCGCGTGGGCTCGAGCTGCCGGAGGACCTCTCGCAGCCGATCCACGCTGAGCGTGAAATCGGACTCGAGCGCAACGCGGCTGCTGAAGGAGATCACCGAGACCTCGTCGTGCGGTCCGAGATTGAGGAGGAATTCCAAGAGGGCATCGAGTGCTCTCGGGAGTCCAAAGGCGACGCTCGGACTTCGATCCACGAGCACGATGATTCGAAGAGGGGCACGGGGAGAGAGGAATCGCTCGATGCGCTGCGCACGTCCGAGTTCGAGGACGGTGAAATCCTCCTGACGCAGATCCACAAGAGGCTGTCCCGCGCGATCGAAGACGGTAGCGTTGACGCGGACCATCGGATCTCGGTCGGCGCGCTCTCCTTGGGGGAGGAACGCGAGGTTCCGTATAGGCCCGATGACGATGAGGAGGAGGACGCCCGAAATTCGCCGCAGCATCTCAATTCAAACGAAGCGTCACGACGAGCGGCTCTCGCTCGCGGATGAGGCGAAGTGGCGCGATCTCGGCGGCGAGCGAGTGCAACGCGCGTTGCAGATCCAATCGGTTGCGAATAGGCGTGGGGCCGAGTCCGACGATCACATCTCCCGCGCGGATTCCTGCCAAGGCCGCTGGCCCATCCGGTGTCACTTCTAGGACGAGGACCCCCCTTCCCTCGCCTGCGCCGAAGAAATCCGCAAGTTGCTCGGTCAAATCCATCACGCGCAGCCCCAATCGGGTCAAGGTCCATCGGGCGGAGGTTTCAGCATCAGCTCGAGGCGCTGGCGGTGGCGGAGGGGGAGGCGGCGGCGGAGGAGGCTCCGGCATCAGCCCGCTCGGACGTTCTTCAATTGGGAGGAGAAGCCGTTTCACGTCGCCCTTTCGCCAGATCATCACGGGAACCGAGAGACCGATGGGAGTCCGAGCGATCAGCTCGGCTAGCCTTTCGACGGAAGTGACCGCTTGGCCATCATACTGAAGAAGCAC includes:
- a CDS encoding TonB-dependent receptor gives rise to the protein MRGVRNGPNLERRGRRSAHRWGQGIGALLLIGALSLQGLAQGVRSNPLELRGIVVDPSGAIILGAEVVLRDAQGQEQRHVTDASGEFRFGPLTPGTYSLRVTAEGFASYEEPALIVEPGPGGTTRVKSGETVLPHPLTIMLEILITERLEVTDETRVSVEPDANLSAVVIRGADLEALPDDPEELLNVLRQMAGPSVGAGDVQVFVDGFRETGRIPPRSAIREIRINANPFSAEFREPGRGRIEILTRPGTELFRVNGFFDFNDEALNARNAFAPVRAPLQVRRYGGFLSGPILRNRSSFFAELQRREMDENETVRATILDPVTLQPTPFAAVVETPQRGTEFSLRSEWQLWKDHTLSAGYRFFDSTSQNQGVGGFNLPERASTSESQQQTLRFSLTSLIQRRMTNELRLQLNRRESGSQALSEKPAIVVLDAFSGGGNQGSLFNYRINDELEFSNTFSLPWRRHFVRMGVRAEADRLEDVNRSNFGGTFTFSSLEQYRSVLLGVPGARPTQFTINRGDPLAALTLWEFAWFIQDDWRVRPNLTLSFGLRHEFQTHLRDRLNFAPRFGFAWSPRNNQRTVVRGGAGIFYDALEANLVLNTIRFDGRRQQQIIIRFPGFPDPFSDGEVTIRPTSLRVLAPDLVAPYTFQSTIEVERQLPRGIFVNVGYSRIRGVHLFRSRNINAPLPGTITPPDPTRGPIFQIESTAYSLRHEFRLGFRRQFTRTFTLFGSYVLSSTKNDSDGAFSTPVNQYDARTEWGRASFDSRHWFFAGGMITLPWGIRVAPLVNIRSSRPFNITTGQDNNLDTIINDRPSFADPTMPGAIRTPFGTFNPNPRPGEPIIPRNFGTGPAYRNVDVVVSRTFGFGQPRTRGGWPQLGRQEGDAQQGPRGAGGGMGRPGGGMGGPRGGMGGPGGGPGGGFGGPGGGFGGPGGGFGGAGGGFGGGFPGFGGGEYRYSFTLTVRAANLFNNVNFTNYSGVLTSPFFGRANSSMPARRIELQLRFNF
- a CDS encoding VWA domain-containing protein; translated protein: MLRRISGVLLLIVIGPIRNLAFLPQGERADRDPMVRVNATVFDRAGQPLVDLRQEDFTVLELGRAQRIERFLSPRAPLRIIVLVDRSPSVAFGLPRALDALLEFLLNLGPHDEVSVISFSSRVALESDFTLSVDRLREVLRQLEPTRDPTDRTKLYDAVAIALERLEEQANARTALLLVTDGQDRGSTEARRDETLWLARRSFVTIYPIYVTERASSRNEYLEQLAATTGGELYRTDANLERNLVELAKHLRFHYVLGYISSNPPDPKRAHTIEVHLARAEVTVRATRSYRPFAKKP
- a CDS encoding metallopeptidase TldD-related protein, whose translation is MRERTRTRRAVLGLGGFLEQAPMPGPRREGSDFLLDREQVRRLTEMVLSLSPSKETVVLIRRTYATHLRAAFNAITTSGSTYTTTVTVGLVLGNRLGVATGEDVSEAVLRRVVKEAEENARSEWFGIPLSEGRDPLPGPQEYLPISAFFESTARATPEARADRMRRVLAAAQAKNLVAAAFMTTSAGIVAIANSAGLFAYHASTDAQISMTFRTRDGSGSGWAATSARDFEALDVEEAARIAAEKALRSVNPRELPPGDYTVILEPDAFADMGPNVTALLTGRMGGGGGIFGPDVSLLPAERVEVGKPITNPLYTLRSDPTHPKLLGMPFTLAGGGFGGGFGGGGVGGGAALLQAGRPTRKITWIEKGIVRNVILSPAQARRENREPTPAPTSLIIEGGEGTLEDLIRKTDRALLVTRFWYIRALNPLLGTSTGLTRDGLFLVENGEIKYPIKNFRFNESWRTVVENTEAMTAPYKRVRDALYPAVRTRAFTFSSGSDAIE